One genomic segment of Bremerella alba includes these proteins:
- a CDS encoding cation diffusion facilitator family transporter: protein MTERNSDSGHRHGHSHDLTRGEELQGVSDGRLLWAVVINQLLTAAQVIAGIISGSVALLGDAAHNFNDANALLIAYIARRVSRKKADDKFTFGYGRAEIIGALINLTLLAIIGLYLLYEAISRFVSPEPIEGQLMAMAAILAIIIDFATAWMLWSMSKGSLNVRAAFVHNMVDAIGSVGVLLGSIAILFWQWYWIDPLITLMIAGYVLYQVVQMLPQAVRILMNGTPPWIELPELIASIKSVKGVADVRHVHVWQIDEDNAGIEAHLALDVEMSPSHDEVKALIRNVTAEQFRITHATLEVDNR, encoded by the coding sequence ATGACAGAACGCAACAGCGATTCAGGACATCGTCACGGTCATTCTCATGATCTTACCCGGGGCGAAGAACTTCAAGGAGTCAGCGACGGGCGTCTACTTTGGGCGGTCGTGATCAATCAACTACTAACGGCTGCCCAGGTCATTGCGGGAATCATTAGCGGCAGCGTCGCATTGCTTGGCGACGCTGCCCATAATTTTAATGATGCCAATGCCTTGCTAATTGCTTACATTGCTCGTCGAGTTTCACGAAAGAAAGCGGACGATAAATTCACGTTTGGATATGGCCGTGCCGAGATAATTGGCGCGTTAATCAATCTGACTCTGCTAGCGATTATTGGGCTCTATTTATTGTACGAAGCGATAAGTCGCTTTGTCTCTCCTGAGCCAATCGAAGGCCAGCTAATGGCGATGGCAGCCATCTTGGCAATCATTATCGACTTTGCGACGGCATGGATGCTGTGGTCGATGAGCAAAGGGTCGTTAAATGTTCGGGCCGCCTTTGTCCACAACATGGTCGATGCGATCGGTTCCGTGGGAGTGCTCTTAGGATCGATAGCAATCTTGTTTTGGCAATGGTATTGGATAGATCCATTGATCACGTTGATGATCGCCGGATATGTATTGTATCAAGTGGTCCAGATGCTTCCTCAGGCAGTGCGTATTCTTATGAATGGAACGCCGCCTTGGATTGAGTTACCGGAACTCATTGCTTCTATCAAATCGGTCAAGGGCGTAGCAGATGTCCGCCACGTCCATGTATGGCAAATCGATGAAGATAACGCTGGGATCGAAGCTCATTTAGCTTTGGACGTTGAAATGAGCCCCAGCCACGACGAAGTAAAAGCCTTGATTCGCAATGTGACGGCAGAGCAATTTCGGATTACACACGCCACCTTAGAAGTCGATAACCGATAA
- a CDS encoding DEAD/DEAH box helicase — protein sequence MSRNNAFHLLARPIQQKLWDMKWPSLRPIQEDAIVAIQQGQADVIISAATAAGKTEAAFLPILSQIHESPANSVQAMYVGPLKALINDQFSRLESLCERADIPVHRWHGDVDMGARKRLMEKPSGVLLITPESIEALMINRSTRLPDVFRGLRFVVIDEIHALIGSVRGTHLRSLLFRLRRFTQQDFRVVGLSATLGDAFPDYAKWLCPDKDREVTLISGRDEGKKLLYKVHAYTVSRPKQGDSGDQSEEAAHVLETISSDMFRHFAGHKNLIFANRKSDVEWFADGLNSRCRKENRPEEFLVHHGSLSKEIREFTEQEMQGSRPRTTLCSSTLELGIDIGNVRAVGQIDPPWSVNSLVQRLGRSGRKDDEAQRMRLYVREDEIDEQSDLVDRLHLDLLQAIALSELLLSNPRWVEPPMLTSWDLSTLTQQVLSVLAETGGCQAATVFDRLCRSGAFRSVTPQAFTELLRSLGTREIIEQMPQGDLILAPKGEAIAGHYSFYSAFEAAIEFTVIAGSETIGRLPVGALPQIDDHFLLAGRRWQVVTIDEEQKVVVARPSPGKMPPKFLPGGGEIHPRVREMMRDILLSQKQLPYLDTTANQLLQSARTAGVQRGITKSCVVKLGPRLHLWFTWTGTRIQQTIFFIAASLGLRPVDHRVALELPCSPEDALERFRQYLQSNPDPIELAREIPAKQIGKFDNLIDESLLIESIARDRLDLEGACLLMRKLLSDACK from the coding sequence GTGAGCCGCAACAATGCGTTTCATTTGCTGGCCCGGCCCATTCAGCAAAAACTTTGGGACATGAAGTGGCCAAGTTTGCGTCCGATCCAAGAGGATGCAATCGTTGCCATCCAGCAAGGGCAAGCAGATGTAATCATTTCGGCCGCGACAGCTGCTGGAAAGACGGAAGCTGCATTCTTGCCAATACTTTCTCAGATTCATGAGAGTCCGGCCAACTCTGTCCAGGCAATGTACGTTGGGCCACTCAAAGCCCTGATTAACGATCAGTTTAGCCGTCTGGAATCGCTATGCGAACGCGCAGATATTCCCGTACACCGATGGCATGGTGATGTGGACATGGGAGCGAGAAAGCGGCTTATGGAGAAGCCGTCCGGTGTTCTTCTCATTACGCCCGAATCGATTGAAGCACTGATGATCAATCGAAGTACGAGACTTCCTGACGTGTTTCGTGGACTGCGGTTTGTCGTGATCGACGAGATCCATGCCTTAATAGGTAGCGTCCGTGGGACGCACTTACGCAGTTTGCTTTTCCGACTGCGCCGATTCACTCAACAGGACTTTCGCGTCGTCGGTTTGTCGGCAACTTTGGGAGATGCGTTTCCCGATTACGCCAAGTGGCTTTGTCCTGATAAGGATCGTGAAGTTACACTCATTAGTGGAAGAGATGAAGGAAAGAAACTGCTGTACAAAGTTCACGCCTACACGGTTTCAAGACCCAAGCAGGGAGATTCTGGAGATCAATCTGAGGAGGCTGCTCATGTATTGGAGACGATTTCGAGCGACATGTTTCGCCACTTTGCGGGCCACAAGAATTTGATCTTCGCGAATCGAAAGTCAGACGTGGAGTGGTTCGCCGATGGTCTCAACTCACGCTGTCGCAAAGAGAACAGGCCGGAAGAGTTCTTGGTTCATCATGGCTCTCTCAGCAAAGAGATCCGCGAATTCACTGAGCAGGAGATGCAGGGCAGCAGACCTCGCACTACCCTTTGCTCCTCTACGTTGGAACTTGGGATCGATATTGGTAACGTTCGCGCCGTTGGACAAATTGATCCACCATGGTCAGTGAACTCCCTGGTACAGCGACTCGGGCGAAGTGGTCGTAAGGACGATGAGGCTCAGCGAATGCGGCTGTATGTGAGGGAAGACGAAATTGATGAGCAGTCCGATTTGGTCGACCGACTTCATCTAGATCTCCTTCAAGCAATTGCTCTCTCTGAACTTCTGCTAAGCAATCCACGCTGGGTAGAACCGCCAATGCTGACGTCTTGGGATCTGAGCACACTGACGCAGCAAGTTTTGAGTGTGCTGGCAGAAACAGGTGGTTGCCAAGCCGCAACGGTATTCGATCGTCTCTGTCGAAGCGGAGCATTCCGTTCGGTTACGCCCCAGGCGTTTACTGAACTCTTGCGGAGTTTGGGTACCCGCGAGATCATTGAACAAATGCCCCAAGGGGATTTGATTCTGGCTCCCAAAGGCGAGGCGATCGCTGGGCACTATTCGTTCTACAGTGCATTTGAGGCCGCCATTGAATTTACAGTCATCGCCGGAAGCGAGACAATCGGCAGGTTGCCAGTGGGCGCACTACCGCAAATCGACGATCATTTCCTGCTGGCCGGCAGACGCTGGCAAGTGGTTACTATTGATGAAGAGCAAAAGGTAGTTGTTGCGCGCCCATCTCCTGGAAAGATGCCTCCGAAGTTCCTACCAGGCGGCGGTGAAATACATCCGCGGGTAAGAGAGATGATGCGTGACATTCTTTTGTCCCAAAAACAATTGCCTTATTTAGATACTACCGCGAATCAACTGCTACAGTCGGCAAGAACGGCAGGTGTCCAGCGAGGCATCACTAAGAGCTGCGTTGTTAAGTTGGGGCCTCGTCTCCACCTTTGGTTCACATGGACCGGAACGAGAATTCAGCAGACGATATTTTTCATTGCAGCTTCTCTAGGGCTCCGCCCCGTAGATCATCGAGTCGCACTCGAGTTGCCTTGTAGCCCCGAAGATGCATTGGAGAGATTTAGGCAATACCTTCAATCCAACCCGGATCCAATTGAATTGGCCCGAGAAATTCCAGCCAAACAGATCGGGAAATTTGATAATTTGATCGATGAATCGCTTCTTATTGAGTCAATCGCGAGAGATCGTTTGGATCTTGAGGGAGCATGCCTGTTGATGCGAAAGCTGTTATCGGACGCTTGCAAGTAG
- a CDS encoding ATP-binding protein, translated as MKKIPPRERNAILQSLAAGVVPAIGLQHIQVGRLKEVEALIRDLKLVEEGAASVRFIVGRFGSGKTFFLNLIKSVAQQRKFVVAQADITTDRRLYGISGQAQSLYSELMRNLSTRSRPDGNALSNVVQRWIGEVDHEIRSGGGDDEDVKREFGRRLRSLQDLVSGFDFVTVMTKYYEGYLAHNDALQDAALRWLRAEYNTKTEAREELGVRSIIDDTGFYDYLKLFASFVRIAGYAGLMVNIDELVVLSHRLSNTPSRNRNYEAILRIINDCLQGRVEGLAFLFAGTDECMEDPRRGLYSYEALATRLAPNRYATEGQQDFSAPVIKLENLKPEDCFVLLANIRRVHAGVGEESQLIPNEGIEGYLNDCNARMGAAYFQTPRDTVKDFVNLLNMLEQDSTRTWNDLIKSNVFTSNQAESESESFSSFASDDDDLSEFKL; from the coding sequence GTGAAGAAGATACCGCCTCGTGAACGCAATGCAATTCTTCAATCTTTGGCTGCAGGCGTGGTGCCAGCGATAGGGCTGCAGCATATCCAAGTCGGACGTCTGAAAGAAGTGGAAGCCCTGATTCGTGACTTGAAGCTTGTCGAGGAAGGGGCTGCGTCTGTTCGGTTTATCGTCGGGCGTTTTGGAAGCGGAAAGACCTTTTTTCTTAACCTGATCAAGAGCGTCGCCCAGCAACGGAAATTCGTTGTTGCCCAGGCAGATATTACGACCGATCGCCGTCTATACGGCATATCAGGCCAGGCACAGTCCCTCTACAGTGAACTGATGCGTAACCTTTCAACGCGTTCTCGGCCTGACGGCAATGCTCTCTCCAATGTGGTCCAACGATGGATTGGCGAGGTTGATCACGAGATTCGCTCAGGTGGCGGAGACGATGAAGACGTTAAGCGAGAATTCGGTCGTCGGCTCCGATCGCTTCAGGACCTCGTGAGCGGCTTCGATTTCGTCACCGTGATGACCAAGTACTATGAAGGTTATTTGGCGCATAATGATGCTCTTCAAGACGCTGCGTTGCGATGGTTGCGAGCAGAATATAACACCAAGACTGAAGCTCGCGAGGAGCTTGGAGTTCGTTCCATCATTGATGACACGGGCTTCTATGACTACCTAAAACTGTTCGCTTCGTTTGTCCGAATTGCAGGCTACGCCGGTCTGATGGTCAACATTGACGAACTGGTCGTGCTTTCGCATCGCCTGTCAAATACCCCTTCGCGAAACCGCAATTACGAAGCAATTCTTCGAATCATCAACGATTGCCTTCAGGGCCGGGTAGAAGGATTGGCGTTTCTCTTCGCTGGCACGGATGAATGCATGGAGGACCCGCGGCGTGGGCTTTATAGCTATGAAGCATTGGCGACTCGGCTGGCTCCCAACCGATATGCGACCGAGGGGCAACAGGACTTCTCAGCACCCGTGATCAAGCTAGAGAACCTGAAACCGGAGGATTGCTTTGTGCTGCTGGCAAATATTCGCAGGGTTCATGCAGGCGTTGGTGAGGAAAGTCAGCTCATACCCAATGAAGGCATTGAAGGTTACCTGAACGACTGTAATGCCCGAATGGGAGCCGCTTATTTTCAAACGCCACGGGATACGGTCAAAGACTTCGTCAACTTGCTTAACATGCTCGAACAGGACTCTACTCGCACTTGGAACGACTTAATCAAGAGCAATGTATTCACCAGCAACCAAGCGGAGAGCGAATCCGAAAGCTTTTCGTCTTTCGCGTCCGACGATGACGACTTGAGTGAGTTTAAGCTGTGA
- a CDS encoding tellurite resistance TerB family protein, translated as MEVIPQGRTSSRSPIPSPTRERAPSNSRPPSSNRSYPPTPGVRREPESRQPNCRFLGAGTEVDFGRGAIRDPLVYTSDVGCHGEFDVSLIDTTLVVAKSGTPVRDSLPYWPSYYHCTPAQRSVYLDWLSTGKADPNVELGYVFIYFYGLERRVLIDRADFYLVAEEMIRFLPLYGYSNSFRRYASGLLWLSLLLGSESEQLPEDLLTKAIAETPRWNDELVERYLAILFNAKRPLPVDAAFHVCQNDARSASSVIVRRHEDEFKALFGTRYREKYGEGIELRASKREKRVPYHPASSSLMQGYGAISNVELPKMPDVLAISSQFKGLAEIWNESIEHLKAFSRAARKAGGEVTTEAYEALPDELRQGDHPEMDAWMQAWEGHVDEEHRPLVPVGALAKIKGLPERERLTKAQCMKIVQSADAMGLAIEPDVRMTGTNYRWDEKVILFFQEDDSTDQRKYMAASALLRLGTTIAEADGTIDDVELEYISNHLEGQFNLSDFDSKRLECLQYLLLHSQAGDNKVGKTLAKRLSREHRLVVGEYLVGIAAADEVITSDEVKALRKAYKLLELDSKDLDDLISKHEASKTASSAVGTDAEGELRLDHSEISRILSETRAVAGILEEAMSDVDEEDEGDIEEESEMPEGDCKPDATAIKDESAEYGETDDEINIDARYKPFLLATLNQSEWDLGDLRALADTHKVMLAGAIEAINEWSMDRYGDWIIEEGDPIQIRHDLLEEKI; from the coding sequence GTGGAAGTCATTCCACAGGGCAGAACTTCCTCCCGATCGCCGATTCCATCTCCCACACGAGAACGCGCGCCATCCAATTCACGCCCGCCGAGTTCCAACCGCTCCTATCCTCCTACACCCGGCGTACGACGCGAACCAGAGAGTCGTCAGCCTAACTGCCGTTTCCTCGGGGCAGGTACCGAAGTAGACTTTGGGCGCGGGGCCATCCGTGATCCCTTGGTATACACCTCCGACGTGGGTTGTCATGGAGAATTCGACGTATCGTTGATCGATACGACGTTAGTTGTTGCCAAATCGGGAACGCCTGTTCGAGATTCGCTTCCTTATTGGCCGAGCTATTATCACTGCACCCCAGCACAGCGGTCTGTCTACCTGGATTGGCTTTCGACTGGAAAGGCGGATCCGAATGTCGAACTGGGGTATGTCTTCATCTATTTCTACGGCCTTGAAAGACGCGTACTCATAGATAGGGCAGATTTCTATTTGGTTGCGGAGGAGATGATTCGCTTTCTACCGCTCTACGGGTACTCCAATTCATTTCGACGATATGCAAGCGGGCTTCTCTGGTTGTCTCTCTTGCTCGGCAGTGAATCAGAGCAGTTGCCCGAAGACTTGTTAACCAAGGCTATCGCCGAAACTCCCCGCTGGAACGACGAGTTGGTCGAACGATACCTAGCGATTCTCTTCAATGCCAAGCGGCCGCTCCCGGTCGACGCGGCGTTTCATGTCTGCCAGAACGACGCCCGATCGGCGTCGAGCGTCATTGTGCGTCGACATGAGGATGAATTCAAAGCACTGTTCGGCACTCGTTATCGAGAAAAGTATGGTGAAGGAATTGAGCTTCGAGCAAGTAAACGGGAAAAGCGTGTTCCTTACCATCCGGCGAGCTCCTCATTAATGCAAGGTTATGGCGCCATCAGCAATGTCGAACTGCCGAAGATGCCTGACGTACTCGCCATCTCATCCCAGTTTAAAGGACTAGCGGAAATATGGAATGAATCCATCGAGCACCTGAAAGCGTTTAGCCGAGCCGCGCGAAAAGCCGGGGGGGAAGTAACTACGGAAGCGTATGAGGCTTTGCCGGACGAATTGCGGCAAGGTGACCATCCCGAGATGGATGCCTGGATGCAAGCTTGGGAAGGTCACGTTGACGAGGAGCATCGTCCGCTGGTACCTGTCGGTGCCTTGGCCAAGATCAAGGGATTGCCGGAACGAGAGCGATTAACCAAGGCCCAGTGCATGAAGATCGTTCAATCAGCCGACGCCATGGGGCTGGCGATTGAACCCGATGTTCGCATGACGGGGACCAATTATCGCTGGGACGAGAAGGTTATCCTCTTCTTTCAAGAGGACGATTCAACGGATCAACGCAAGTACATGGCCGCATCTGCTCTTCTTCGGTTGGGAACAACGATCGCGGAGGCGGATGGAACGATTGATGACGTCGAGTTGGAGTACATTTCGAATCACCTGGAAGGTCAGTTCAACTTATCCGATTTCGACTCTAAGCGACTTGAGTGCCTCCAGTATTTACTTCTTCATTCTCAGGCTGGCGACAATAAGGTTGGCAAGACATTGGCCAAGCGATTGTCTCGTGAGCATCGCCTGGTAGTTGGTGAATATCTTGTTGGCATCGCGGCGGCTGATGAGGTCATAACAAGTGATGAAGTGAAGGCACTGCGTAAGGCCTACAAATTGTTGGAATTGGATTCCAAAGATCTCGATGATCTGATCTCCAAGCATGAAGCATCGAAAACGGCTTCTTCGGCTGTAGGTACAGATGCTGAGGGCGAACTTCGATTGGATCATAGCGAGATTTCTCGAATCCTGTCGGAAACCCGTGCTGTCGCGGGTATCCTGGAAGAAGCGATGTCTGACGTCGATGAAGAGGATGAAGGTGACATAGAAGAAGAATCGGAAATGCCTGAGGGAGATTGCAAGCCGGATGCTACTGCAATTAAGGATGAGTCGGCTGAATACGGCGAGACCGACGACGAAATCAATATTGATGCCCGGTACAAACCCTTTTTGCTCGCGACACTCAACCAGTCAGAGTGGGATCTCGGTGACCTAAGAGCCTTGGCGGACACGCACAAAGTCATGCTGGCTGGGGCAATCGAAGCTATCAATGAATGGTCGATGGACCGATATGGTGACTGGATCATCGAGGAAGGTGATCCAATTCAGATAAGACACGACTTGCTGGAGGAGAAGATCTAG
- a CDS encoding recombinase family protein — MKKRSEQGRALFYSRDSGGRHEATPPEYVRWAERRAAELGLQFDGTPEAIQEMIQSGESVRGDIFFDFSVPGNILSRKGLDALRSTAKTDLKVSHIFSPKRNRLARPDNATDGINLENDLRKLGITLVFMDRSLEPLKPRQRMPIGELVMAAIDYDRSAEDRRELAQKIIYAHIRLAKDAYSTGGQPPYGFRRWLVNESGEALRELEKGEIVRRQGHHVVWLPSDDAEWTTIHRILELLKTNSAHGVAKILTSEGIPTPNHGRYRTDNGVPHTTNGRWNQTTIINIARNPLLVGVMSYGRRAMGDQLRATPNGPRELTDSDLNEHSNSPKVVRNSNENLIEAQAKFEPRVDPIERQALIDELDRRGGTQRGKPRSRNPAQNPLGVRLFDMTCGWPMYRIPYKGSFRYRCGLYSQSCGGQCHHNHVDGVVATKFALNCVRQKLLSPTVMPKLEKRLRELSERNDQSDRNAPLLAKKQRELSELQDLREKSVENMGRAKNDAQYNALAKRFDQLEEQIASIESAIKKLEDELHSSPVGEDEVAMVMAAVHQLSELAGKADNLELARQIFQLTNLRMFMRFRPTRPKKRVINKLVGGVVTFGDAASPVEIYEGATAHKEVRSGAKASDPLRRSDFSDGENKSLRNVSRGDTI, encoded by the coding sequence GTGAAGAAACGTAGTGAGCAGGGAAGGGCCCTCTTTTATAGCCGTGACTCAGGCGGTCGCCACGAAGCAACTCCTCCCGAATACGTTCGTTGGGCGGAGCGTCGGGCAGCCGAACTAGGACTCCAATTCGACGGAACTCCTGAAGCGATTCAGGAGATGATTCAAAGCGGCGAGTCGGTACGAGGGGATATATTTTTCGATTTCAGCGTACCGGGGAATATCTTGTCACGAAAAGGCCTCGATGCTCTGAGGAGTACTGCCAAGACCGACCTAAAGGTGTCGCATATTTTCTCGCCTAAGCGGAATCGACTTGCTCGTCCTGATAACGCAACGGATGGAATCAATTTAGAGAACGATCTTAGAAAGCTGGGAATCACTCTCGTCTTCATGGATCGATCGCTGGAGCCACTTAAACCACGACAACGCATGCCAATTGGCGAGCTTGTCATGGCCGCAATTGATTATGATCGTTCCGCAGAGGATCGAAGAGAGCTTGCACAGAAGATAATTTACGCCCACATCCGATTGGCGAAAGACGCATATTCTACTGGAGGACAACCTCCATATGGATTTCGACGCTGGCTCGTCAATGAGAGTGGCGAGGCGTTGCGCGAATTAGAGAAAGGCGAGATCGTTCGACGACAGGGCCATCATGTCGTTTGGCTCCCAAGCGATGATGCTGAGTGGACGACGATTCATCGAATCTTGGAGTTGCTTAAAACCAATTCCGCGCACGGCGTTGCCAAGATTCTTACATCGGAGGGAATTCCAACCCCAAATCATGGTCGATACCGAACGGACAATGGAGTACCGCACACGACAAATGGGCGCTGGAATCAGACGACGATCATCAACATTGCGAGAAACCCGCTGCTCGTTGGGGTAATGTCATATGGACGTCGTGCAATGGGTGATCAACTACGGGCAACGCCCAATGGTCCGCGTGAATTGACCGATTCTGATCTTAACGAGCATTCAAACTCGCCAAAGGTCGTAAGGAATTCCAATGAGAACCTGATCGAAGCTCAGGCGAAATTTGAGCCACGAGTTGATCCGATCGAGCGCCAAGCACTCATTGACGAACTGGATCGACGAGGTGGAACTCAGCGTGGAAAGCCTCGTTCGCGAAACCCCGCTCAAAATCCACTGGGTGTGCGTCTATTTGATATGACTTGTGGCTGGCCCATGTACCGAATTCCATACAAGGGTTCATTCCGTTATCGGTGCGGACTCTACTCGCAGAGCTGTGGTGGTCAGTGCCATCATAATCACGTAGATGGCGTGGTGGCCACAAAGTTTGCGTTGAACTGCGTGCGTCAAAAGCTGTTGTCACCGACCGTTATGCCAAAGCTTGAGAAGCGTCTTCGTGAACTGTCTGAGCGAAACGACCAATCAGATCGAAATGCACCCCTTCTCGCTAAAAAGCAGCGCGAGCTTTCTGAGCTGCAGGACCTTAGAGAGAAGAGCGTTGAGAACATGGGCCGGGCCAAGAATGATGCCCAATACAACGCATTGGCCAAGCGATTCGATCAGCTTGAGGAGCAAATTGCTTCTATCGAATCTGCAATCAAAAAGCTAGAGGACGAGCTTCATTCCTCTCCGGTTGGTGAGGATGAAGTGGCAATGGTTATGGCCGCAGTTCACCAGTTATCGGAGTTGGCCGGCAAGGCAGACAACCTGGAACTTGCCCGGCAGATTTTTCAATTGACGAACTTGCGAATGTTCATGCGTTTTCGCCCCACACGGCCAAAGAAGCGCGTTATAAATAAACTAGTCGGTGGAGTTGTGACATTCGGTGACGCAGCTTCGCCTGTTGAGATTTACGAGGGAGCGACTGCGCATAAAGAAGTTCGCTCCGGAGCAAAAGCCTCGGATCCCCTCCGTAGAAGTGACTTTTCCGATGGAGAGAATAAGTCGTTACGAAATGTAAGTCGGGGTGACACGATTTGA
- a CDS encoding CehA/McbA family metallohydrolase, producing MIRVPTMIFFVWLLMAAGGASAQASVSQLNSFISCKPFAAKSDGKQACIVIVAVRNADGTIAKGKTVSLQSSRSDHDVIEPSEAVTDERGITHFEVRSSQSGTSTITAICDGVEIERGILLDGAVGIYTFDGIETDNIVRDLSLQENHGKLFGGPELVPGKTGQAIFLDGHSQHVEIPNAPSMSGADGSYIEAWVRADTDVNDRELQIIAQKSYAHRGDYALALNKGRIVYHYRSAQRPKDQLEEALSLARVVQPETWRHTVGFWEGSDIEERVRHHGYVRGYVSGETFDPQPKSQQVEGIWMGRKEGQPFSIGRSGDDSSHFHGTIDEVRVYNRALYDEEMRRNYSGDTTITFGLEPPSDFQADDQTLPECVVLAWDLCGPEVTTYEIYRSDHSDVTITPENLLIVVPHGRDHFRDYNVRFDSSYHYRILAKSFTNASLASEVVSATPFPAAKEEKWYLGDGHFHTFTHDVIAEDFTPELTLAEAKKLEFDFVLVTEHNSLGSYFRAEDQATEDFIVFGNGQEISDGGKHRTGAFLRHFIPTANQSVQEQNAMALSMGAEVGPNHSEYREGPNNITLFELVNDRDWYSFDTWDNQYLKKGIPVIAKGGSDAHGRWSVKRGIRWCVWAERHSYMAIKEAIQKGRTLAVDGKGLLCMLRVNEAMIGDRLQITSGTPLEIKIDATADEGAITEVKLIKYGEVIKTWEPNTSQFKTTWNDKDFDGQSTYYRLEVESEELELKAVSSAIFVVEPS from the coding sequence ATGATTCGAGTACCTACGATGATCTTCTTTGTGTGGCTTCTGATGGCAGCAGGGGGGGCATCGGCGCAAGCATCCGTATCGCAGCTCAACTCTTTTATTTCCTGTAAGCCCTTCGCTGCGAAATCCGACGGCAAGCAAGCGTGTATCGTCATTGTCGCGGTACGTAATGCGGACGGTACCATTGCCAAAGGTAAAACAGTTTCCTTGCAATCAAGCCGGAGCGACCACGATGTTATCGAACCTTCCGAAGCAGTAACGGACGAAAGGGGTATCACCCACTTCGAGGTACGCTCGAGCCAGTCAGGCACTTCTACCATCACGGCGATCTGCGACGGTGTCGAGATCGAGCGTGGCATTCTTTTAGACGGTGCCGTGGGTATCTATACGTTTGATGGGATAGAAACCGACAACATCGTCCGTGACCTCTCCCTTCAAGAAAACCATGGAAAGCTATTTGGGGGGCCAGAACTTGTCCCTGGAAAAACTGGGCAAGCAATCTTCTTGGACGGTCATAGTCAACACGTGGAGATTCCCAATGCTCCTTCAATGAGCGGTGCCGACGGGAGCTACATCGAGGCCTGGGTGCGGGCCGACACCGACGTCAACGACCGTGAGCTTCAGATCATTGCCCAAAAGTCGTATGCCCATCGGGGGGATTACGCCCTGGCACTCAACAAGGGGCGTATCGTTTATCACTATCGATCCGCTCAACGGCCCAAAGATCAACTCGAAGAAGCCTTGTCACTTGCTAGGGTTGTTCAACCGGAAACGTGGAGGCACACCGTCGGTTTCTGGGAAGGATCGGATATTGAAGAACGCGTTCGGCATCACGGATATGTTCGAGGCTACGTCAGCGGCGAGACGTTTGATCCACAGCCTAAATCGCAACAGGTCGAAGGTATCTGGATGGGGCGCAAAGAAGGGCAACCTTTTAGCATCGGCCGAAGCGGCGACGATTCGTCCCATTTCCACGGTACGATCGACGAAGTTCGAGTATACAATCGGGCACTTTACGACGAAGAGATGCGTCGCAATTATTCTGGCGATACGACAATCACATTTGGCCTCGAACCTCCTAGTGACTTTCAAGCAGACGATCAAACGCTACCGGAATGTGTCGTCCTCGCTTGGGACCTCTGCGGACCCGAAGTAACGACGTACGAAATTTATCGAAGTGACCATTCAGACGTTACCATAACTCCGGAGAACCTGTTGATCGTTGTCCCGCATGGACGTGATCATTTCCGTGACTACAACGTTCGGTTTGATTCGTCGTACCACTACCGCATTCTGGCGAAGTCTTTCACCAACGCCAGCCTGGCTTCGGAGGTTGTTTCCGCAACCCCTTTCCCTGCTGCGAAAGAGGAAAAGTGGTATCTTGGCGACGGGCATTTTCATACGTTCACGCACGATGTTATTGCGGAAGACTTTACGCCTGAGTTAACGCTTGCCGAGGCAAAGAAACTCGAGTTCGATTTTGTCCTTGTTACAGAGCACAATAGTTTGGGATCATATTTTCGAGCCGAGGACCAAGCGACCGAAGACTTTATTGTCTTTGGCAATGGGCAGGAGATATCCGACGGCGGAAAGCATCGAACAGGTGCTTTTCTCAGGCACTTTATTCCCACGGCAAATCAGTCAGTGCAAGAACAAAACGCGATGGCGCTTTCGATGGGGGCAGAAGTAGGACCCAACCATAGCGAGTATCGTGAAGGCCCCAATAACATCACACTCTTCGAGTTGGTTAATGATCGTGATTGGTACTCCTTCGATACCTGGGACAACCAGTACCTCAAGAAGGGAATTCCTGTCATTGCTAAAGGGGGGAGCGACGCGCACGGGCGATGGTCTGTCAAGCGTGGGATTCGATGGTGCGTCTGGGCCGAACGTCACTCATACATGGCCATCAAAGAAGCCATTCAAAAGGGAAGAACTCTCGCGGTCGATGGAAAGGGGCTTCTGTGTATGCTTCGAGTCAACGAGGCAATGATTGGTGACCGCTTGCAGATTACCTCTGGTACGCCGCTGGAAATCAAAATCGATGCGACCGCGGACGAGGGGGCAATCACCGAGGTTAAGCTTATCAAATACGGTGAGGTGATTAAGACTTGGGAGCCGAACACGTCGCAATTCAAGACCACATGGAACGATAAAGACTTCGATGGCCAGTCGACCTACTATCGCTTAGAAGTGGAGTCGGAAGAACTCGAACTCAAGGCAGTATCCTCAGCAATATTTGTTGTCGAACCATCATGA